One genomic segment of Dethiosulfovibrio salsuginis includes these proteins:
- a CDS encoding NADH-quinone oxidoreductase subunit B family protein, with the protein MFFDILSVRAKQGNKTMTYPDGPPPTLPDRFAGLPVIDQSICSTCPGPCVDSCPSGAVEKADNLTIDLGKCLFCRECQRACPKGALSFGQDHRLGSSTREGLISLGDGAAPSAYNDRAADLYGKVFSIRVVSAGGCGACEADTNVLNTLAWDLSRFGINYAASPRHCDGMIIIGPVPTNMVEAVVETYRAIPEPKFVIAVGSCTVTASSKEGFPVPVDLYIPGCPPHPLTILDGMLRFLGKVKE; encoded by the coding sequence GTTTTTTGATATCCTTTCGGTGAGGGCAAAACAGGGGAACAAGACCATGACCTATCCTGATGGTCCTCCTCCGACTTTGCCCGACCGGTTTGCCGGATTGCCGGTGATAGATCAGTCTATTTGCTCCACCTGTCCCGGCCCCTGTGTCGACTCCTGTCCCTCCGGTGCCGTCGAGAAGGCGGATAATCTGACTATCGACCTGGGCAAGTGCCTTTTCTGTCGTGAGTGTCAGAGGGCCTGCCCAAAAGGGGCCCTGTCTTTCGGACAGGACCACCGCCTGGGGTCCTCCACCAGGGAGGGGCTTATCTCCTTGGGAGACGGTGCAGCCCCTTCCGCCTACAACGACAGAGCCGCCGACCTCTACGGAAAGGTCTTTTCGATCCGGGTGGTAAGCGCCGGAGGCTGTGGGGCCTGCGAGGCGGACACCAACGTACTAAACACCTTGGCCTGGGATCTCAGCCGATTCGGCATAAACTACGCCGCTTCCCCTAGGCACTGCGACGGAATGATAATCATAGGCCCGGTGCCCACCAACATGGTGGAGGCGGTCGTCGAGACCTACCGGGCCATACCGGAGCCTAAGTTCGTCATAGCGGTAGGTTCATGCACGGTGACAGCCTCGTCTAAGGAGGGCTTCCCCGTCCCGGTGGACCTGTACATACCGGGCTGCCCTCCTCACCCTCTCACTATACTGGACGGAATGCTCCGCTTTTTGGGAAAGGTGAAGGAGTGA